Proteins from a single region of Pseudopedobacter saltans DSM 12145:
- a CDS encoding endonuclease/exonuclease/phosphatase family protein — translation MMKKQLFIILITVLTISVQNIAKAQEFKVLQFNIWQEGTTVDGGFSAIVDEIIRLDADLIAFSEVRNYGQTKFNEKIADALAKQGKKFYSFYSYDSGILSRYPIIDHKTIFPEKDDQGSLYKAIISLKGKQVAFYTAHLDYKYAANYLSRGYHSSTWKKLEQPVLNVDSILKDNLMSQRDEAIKAFINDAFKESKQGRLVILGGDFNEPSHLDWTENTKHLFERKVAVRWSVPARLEANNFIDAYREKYPNNITHPGITFPVYNKNVDFKKLVWAPESDDRDRIDYIFYYPNPKLKFKNIAMVGPQESIAFGEVILEKTKDPLILPKGIWPTDHRAVIATFKIN, via the coding sequence ATGATGAAAAAACAGCTATTTATAATACTAATTACAGTGTTGACAATCTCGGTTCAGAATATTGCAAAAGCACAAGAGTTTAAAGTTCTACAGTTTAATATCTGGCAGGAGGGAACAACTGTAGACGGCGGTTTTTCGGCTATAGTAGACGAGATTATCAGACTGGATGCTGACCTGATAGCCTTTAGCGAAGTACGAAATTACGGGCAAACTAAATTTAATGAAAAAATTGCAGATGCTTTGGCAAAACAAGGCAAGAAGTTTTATAGCTTTTATAGTTATGATTCGGGTATTTTATCCAGATATCCCATAATAGATCATAAAACAATATTTCCGGAAAAGGATGACCAGGGATCGCTTTATAAAGCCATCATCAGTTTAAAAGGCAAACAGGTAGCTTTTTATACCGCTCACTTAGATTATAAGTATGCAGCGAATTATCTTTCAAGAGGATACCATAGTTCTACATGGAAAAAATTAGAACAACCCGTTTTAAATGTAGATAGTATACTCAAAGACAATTTAATGTCGCAAAGAGATGAAGCTATCAAGGCTTTTATAAATGACGCTTTTAAGGAAAGTAAACAGGGTCGACTGGTAATATTAGGAGGTGATTTTAACGAACCTTCCCATCTGGACTGGACAGAAAACACAAAGCATTTATTTGAAAGAAAGGTTGCCGTTCGCTGGTCTGTACCAGCTAGGCTGGAAGCGAATAACTTTATTGATGCTTACCGTGAAAAATATCCAAACAACATTACACATCCAGGTATTACGTTCCCTGTTTACAATAAAAATGTAGATTTCAAGAAACTTGTCTGGGCTCCGGAATCTGATGACAGAGATAGAATTGATTATATTTTTTACTATCCAAATCCCAAACTAAAATTTAAAAACATAGCAATGGTTGGTCCGCAAGAGTCTATTGCTTTTGGGGAAGTTATTTTAGAAAAGACAAAAGATCCTTTGATTCTGCCTAAAGGAATTTGGCCAACGGACCATCGGGCTGTAATTGCGACTTTTAAGATTAATTAA
- a CDS encoding sulfatase family protein: MRIFEIFTLLFISCAFLSQAQQKPNIVLIYTDDLGYGDLSCYGANKISTPNIDALASKGLKFNNAFATSSTCTPSRFSLLTGKYAWRKSGTDIAPGDAALIIPTDINTLPKMLQHAGYKTAAVGKWHLGLGPKGGPNWNGEIKPGPLEIGFDYCFLIPATADRVPTVYMENRHIINLDPKDPIQVNYHSKVGNEPTGEENPELLKMKLSDGHAQTIVNGISRIGYMTGGHSARWKDEDLAIDITNKSIEFMEKNKNNPFFLYMATNDIHVPRSPNEKFVGKSGLGPRGDVILQLDWTVGKVVKALDSLGISDNTLIIFSSDNGPVLDDGYADFANEMLNGHQPAGIYRGGKYSAYDAGTRVPFIAYWPGKIKPGVSQAMLSQVDLYHSFAKMNNQKLAADDAPDSFNMLNVLLGKDTKKGRPYIVQHAMNGTLSLIENGWKYIEPAEGPKILPVTNIELGNSKEPQLFHSKVDPKEENNVYQSYPKVLSKMENKLQAIKNKEVTR; the protein is encoded by the coding sequence ATGAGAATTTTCGAGATTTTTACGTTACTATTTATTTCCTGTGCATTTCTTTCCCAGGCACAACAGAAGCCTAATATCGTATTGATTTATACGGATGATTTGGGCTATGGCGATTTGAGCTGCTACGGAGCAAATAAAATCAGTACGCCAAATATTGACGCGCTGGCCAGTAAAGGGTTAAAATTTAATAATGCTTTTGCCACATCATCTACTTGTACTCCTTCACGCTTTTCTTTACTTACAGGTAAATATGCCTGGAGAAAATCGGGGACCGATATTGCTCCCGGTGATGCTGCACTTATTATCCCAACAGATATCAATACTTTGCCAAAAATGCTACAACATGCCGGATATAAAACGGCTGCAGTTGGTAAATGGCATTTAGGATTAGGTCCTAAAGGAGGGCCAAACTGGAACGGAGAAATAAAACCAGGACCACTGGAAATTGGTTTTGATTATTGTTTTCTGATCCCTGCGACAGCAGACCGTGTACCTACCGTGTACATGGAGAACAGACATATTATAAATCTTGATCCAAAAGATCCTATTCAGGTTAATTACCACAGTAAAGTAGGAAATGAACCTACGGGAGAAGAAAACCCGGAGTTGTTGAAGATGAAATTGAGCGATGGTCATGCCCAAACTATTGTAAACGGAATCAGTAGAATCGGTTATATGACAGGGGGACATTCTGCAAGATGGAAAGATGAAGATTTAGCGATTGATATCACCAACAAATCCATCGAATTTATGGAGAAGAATAAGAATAATCCTTTCTTCTTGTATATGGCTACCAATGACATTCACGTACCACGCTCTCCGAATGAGAAATTCGTGGGCAAAAGCGGATTAGGTCCTCGTGGAGATGTTATTTTGCAGTTAGACTGGACGGTTGGTAAGGTTGTAAAAGCATTGGACAGCCTGGGTATATCAGACAATACCCTGATTATTTTTAGTAGTGACAATGGCCCTGTGTTGGATGATGGTTATGCAGACTTTGCCAATGAAATGCTAAATGGTCACCAACCTGCTGGTATTTACAGAGGCGGAAAATATAGTGCTTACGATGCCGGAACCCGAGTACCATTTATCGCTTATTGGCCGGGTAAAATTAAACCGGGAGTAAGCCAGGCTATGCTAAGCCAGGTAGATTTGTACCACTCGTTTGCTAAAATGAATAATCAAAAGCTGGCAGCTGATGATGCACCGGATAGCTTTAATATGCTGAATGTCCTTTTGGGTAAAGACACCAAAAAAGGCAGACCATATATAGTACAACACGCCATGAACGGTACTTTGTCTTTGATAGAAAACGGTTGGAAATATATAGAGCCTGCAGAGGGACCTAAAATACTACCAGTAACTAACATAGAATTAGGGAATTCAAAAGAACCTCAATTATTCCATTCAAAGGTAGATCCTAAAGAAGAAAATAATGTTTACCAATCTTATCCTAAAGTTTTAAGTAAGATGGAAAATAAGTTGCAAGCAATCAAAAATAAAGAAGTTACCAGATAA
- a CDS encoding M10 family metallopeptidase domain-containing protein, with protein sequence MVAAYPSGNGKPGEVILVNEDFNQNPEQATWNFIHAIAHSLGLKHAVNNSSSIMHRGDFRKNFPNFSNSFPTSYDEINISSMYPININSIIQPSIRGYNGVFSLSYVSIEDGISYHWKIIGTSGSPYFYEEVGTSTLSDMYLAKGNYRVECTISGTKYLTSVTATKNISIQ encoded by the coding sequence ATGGTGGCTGCTTATCCGAGTGGCAATGGAAAGCCTGGAGAGGTGATTCTTGTGAATGAAGATTTTAATCAAAATCCGGAGCAAGCTACTTGGAATTTCATACATGCAATTGCGCATAGTCTAGGTCTTAAGCATGCGGTTAACAATTCGAGTTCCATTATGCATAGAGGAGATTTTAGAAAGAATTTCCCAAATTTTAGTAATTCTTTTCCAACTAGCTATGATGAAATTAATATTTCATCAATGTATCCTATAAATATTAATAGCATAATTCAACCGAGTATTCGTGGATATAATGGAGTTTTTAGTTTAAGCTATGTGTCAATAGAGGATGGAATATCTTATCATTGGAAAATAATTGGTACAAGCGGTAGCCCTTATTTTTATGAAGAAGTTGGAACTAGTACTCTTTCGGATATGTATTTAGCGAAAGGTAATTATAGAGTAGAATGTACAATATCTGGAACCAAATATTTAACGTCTGTCACAGCAACAAAAAATATCTCAATTCAATAA
- a CDS encoding OmpA family protein: MKTLKPALMLALCGTLSQLSAQTISTETDRFSTKNFRTWSIGAHGGVLTPYTIFRGANNDYQAPTENWGYGGYIKKQIIPAFGIQADFLAGHVEGIRQWDAVTSSYIPNSKFKSHIEWSAALTANLTLANFSMNNENGYFSPYLKAGAGYMSSNSDVTNAPGSRGYSEDWFIPVGAGFKIGIAKGINLDLGYDVNFVKSANFDGLDSRKYDNFSYAHAGLEFAIGNSNNPQLIHYSPIADLRKRTAAESEDLRRALSTAEQNAARDREQYARDMGDDDGDGVANKFDKCPGTPSGTVVDGAGCPMTGPREIVREKIVVTEADRKIVDEAIKNLEFDLGKATIRSTSYATLNRVAQLLVEKNFSLKLAGHTDNTGSMELNMRLSKERAESVKAYLVSQGANASRIEATGYGPTQPIASNKTAEGRQKNRRVEFTLY; this comes from the coding sequence ATGAAAACACTTAAACCCGCTTTAATGCTCGCCCTATGCGGTACATTATCGCAATTGTCTGCACAGACAATATCAACTGAGACCGACAGGTTCTCTACCAAAAATTTCAGAACATGGTCTATTGGCGCCCATGGTGGCGTTCTAACCCCTTATACTATTTTTAGAGGCGCAAATAATGACTATCAGGCCCCTACAGAAAATTGGGGATATGGGGGGTATATCAAAAAGCAAATTATTCCAGCCTTTGGTATCCAGGCCGATTTCCTTGCTGGTCACGTTGAAGGAATCAGACAATGGGATGCTGTAACTTCCAGCTATATACCTAATTCGAAATTTAAATCTCATATTGAATGGTCTGCAGCTTTAACTGCAAATTTAACCCTGGCTAATTTCAGCATGAATAACGAAAATGGATACTTCTCCCCATACTTGAAAGCCGGTGCAGGTTATATGTCTTCCAACTCTGATGTTACGAATGCTCCAGGATCCAGAGGATATTCTGAAGATTGGTTTATTCCTGTAGGTGCCGGATTTAAAATTGGTATCGCCAAAGGAATTAATTTAGACTTAGGTTATGACGTTAACTTTGTTAAATCGGCAAATTTCGATGGGCTTGATTCGAGAAAATACGACAATTTCTCTTATGCTCATGCCGGTTTAGAATTTGCTATCGGTAATAGCAATAATCCGCAATTAATTCATTACAGCCCTATTGCCGATTTAAGAAAACGCACCGCAGCTGAAAGTGAAGATCTAAGAAGAGCCTTATCTACCGCCGAACAAAATGCAGCCAGAGACCGCGAGCAATATGCCAGAGACATGGGCGATGACGATGGAGATGGCGTAGCAAATAAATTCGATAAATGTCCGGGAACACCTAGTGGTACTGTAGTAGATGGCGCTGGTTGTCCAATGACAGGTCCTCGCGAAATTGTAAGAGAGAAAATTGTAGTTACCGAAGCCGACCGCAAAATTGTAGATGAAGCAATTAAAAACCTGGAATTCGATTTAGGGAAAGCTACAATCCGTTCTACTTCTTATGCTACTTTAAATAGAGTTGCACAACTATTGGTTGAGAAAAACTTCAGCTTAAAACTAGCGGGACATACCGATAATACAGGTTCTATGGAATTAAACATGAGGTTATCTAAAGAAAGAGCTGAATCTGTAAAAGCTTATTTGGTAAGTCAGGGAGCCAACGCTTCCAGGATAGAAGCGACAGGATACGGGCCAACCCAACCAATCGCTTCTAATAAAACAGCAGAAGGACGTCAGAAAAACAGACGTGTAGAATTTACATTGTATTAA
- a CDS encoding hybrid sensor histidine kinase/response regulator transcription factor, whose protein sequence is MKKIVLFFLAWICTLNVFAKLSFDHISVIDGLSQSTVLSICKDSRGFLWLGTRDGLNRYDGKTIKQYKNDPLNPNSLISDDYIYAIAEDQNQKLWVGTQKGISYYSPETDSFEQIDYKKAGKNDPQSFAILQILPAKDGKVWFGTNDGLLYIENTTSRKFKAYNKTNGLAGNEVYAVFADDIGNIWVGTVTGLSKLSPTANKKSYTIKNYFNDKTESNSIGANFVRTIAQDNKGQIWFGTEKGGISLYQSNTDDFKTYTTKNSRLNNDIVRKIYVANDGTMLIGTMNGLCVYNPFSKDFQVYHHNPDNDKSINDNSIKDIYEDNNGSIWIGTNFGGVNVAHRNTLTFDIYNFNTFNTNSISGNLISVLARDKDGNLWIGTEGRGLNFYNTKTRRFTRYGNQESNTGSIGSNTIKSIHVDRKNNVWIGLFEGGLELFNRNTGGFVHYRPNSNNPQALNHGYISAIDEDVDGNIWIGTSTKGLNILDPKTNVFSHINSNTKGRNLNSDYIKDILVDSKGNIWIGTVSGINLLRKGSSAFVQILKGESGLVTNYINCIQEDDKGNIWVGTHKGGLSLYDPQKKKFRNYNKADGLISDNVVGINFDLEGNVWISTDNGLSVLNIQKQTFKNFDMNDGLPSSEFSVKSTLRDAEGNLYFGTYNGLISFKPEDIAFNSNPPKIVFTSLKLFNQTVKVNGEDGILDKDISFQDKLVFKASQNIFSIDFIAFNYINSSRNKYAYKLEGFEKEWNYVDNPSATYTNLPAGTYKLLVKAANNDGIWTDQPKELTIKVLPPIWKTWWAYLIYAILFVVIWYQINKFLRKQQKLETDLYYEQLNHEKQEELYQSKLEFFTKISHEIRTPLTLIFAPLERLIASTKQDPALNKQLYSIKNNTERLLHLISELLDFRKIDTGNLKLKLVIVSLENYCRQIFDSFKSQAQTKHIDFSFEANSELFVRVDIHQMEKVFFNLLSNAFKYTQEGGSVKLRLRSNQDFVFVDVQDNGTGIPKEDQEKIFDNFYQSKNETVKSAGWGIGLALAKNIVDLHGGDIFLDSRVKTQEETGFTCFTVKLNRVYATEGQLLEVDQELPLLSAISLEEDRLIKEEQIDKTNDKDRMHTVLVVEDNDELRTFLAQSLSGEYLVLEARDGVEGLDLALKEVPDIIVSDVTMPNMDGMEFCSLVKKNEVSSHIPVIMLTAMASHLHQVEGLESGANIYLTKPFSVQLLELHIRNLINSANALKEKFSKQVMLMPKNVEIEDPEEKFLNKLVQIVEDHMEDSDFNVSTLVDKIGMSQTVLYKKIKALTGMTITDFIKSLRLKRAAQLLEQRKLNISEVAYSVGFNDRKYFSKEFKKQFGKSPSEYIGEKSEGKDDE, encoded by the coding sequence ATGAAAAAAATTGTATTGTTTTTTTTAGCCTGGATATGCACCTTAAACGTCTTTGCTAAACTTTCTTTTGATCACATTTCCGTAATTGATGGGCTTTCCCAGAGTACGGTATTATCTATCTGTAAAGATAGCCGGGGCTTTTTATGGCTGGGAACCAGGGATGGCTTGAACAGATATGACGGAAAAACCATAAAGCAATACAAAAATGATCCTTTAAATCCTAACTCGCTAATTTCTGATGATTACATATATGCTATTGCTGAGGATCAGAATCAGAAATTATGGGTGGGGACACAAAAAGGAATTAGCTATTATTCACCCGAAACGGATTCTTTCGAGCAGATAGATTATAAAAAGGCGGGAAAAAATGATCCGCAATCTTTTGCCATTTTGCAAATATTACCTGCTAAAGATGGGAAAGTTTGGTTTGGTACCAATGATGGACTCTTATATATAGAAAACACAACATCCAGAAAATTTAAAGCTTACAATAAAACTAACGGGTTAGCTGGAAACGAAGTTTATGCTGTATTTGCCGATGATATAGGTAATATATGGGTGGGTACGGTAACCGGGCTTTCTAAATTAAGTCCCACAGCGAATAAGAAAAGCTATACCATAAAGAATTATTTTAATGACAAAACCGAATCCAATTCAATAGGAGCAAATTTTGTGCGAACAATAGCACAGGATAATAAAGGGCAAATTTGGTTTGGTACGGAAAAGGGCGGGATAAGTCTCTATCAGTCCAATACAGACGATTTTAAAACCTACACCACTAAGAATTCCCGATTAAACAATGATATCGTCAGAAAGATTTACGTTGCTAATGACGGAACGATGTTAATTGGTACCATGAATGGTTTATGTGTTTACAATCCATTTTCTAAAGATTTTCAGGTTTACCATCACAATCCGGACAACGATAAAAGTATAAACGATAATTCTATTAAAGACATCTATGAAGATAATAACGGATCAATCTGGATCGGCACAAATTTCGGCGGAGTAAATGTAGCTCATCGGAATACACTTACTTTTGATATTTATAATTTTAATACTTTCAATACAAACAGCATCAGCGGAAACCTGATCAGTGTGCTGGCCAGAGATAAAGATGGAAATCTATGGATTGGTACAGAAGGCAGGGGATTGAATTTTTATAACACGAAGACCAGAAGATTTACAAGGTACGGAAATCAGGAAAGTAACACAGGCAGTATTGGCTCCAATACCATAAAATCCATTCATGTAGACAGAAAAAATAACGTATGGATTGGACTGTTTGAAGGTGGATTGGAGCTTTTTAATCGAAATACTGGTGGATTTGTCCATTACAGACCAAACTCAAATAATCCTCAAGCCTTAAACCACGGATACATCAGTGCTATTGATGAAGATGTGGACGGTAACATCTGGATAGGTACTTCTACTAAGGGATTGAATATTCTGGATCCAAAGACAAATGTTTTCTCGCATATCAATAGCAATACCAAAGGCAGGAACCTGAATAGTGATTACATAAAAGATATCTTAGTTGATTCCAAAGGTAATATATGGATAGGTACGGTTTCGGGAATAAATTTATTAAGAAAGGGATCATCAGCCTTTGTTCAGATTTTAAAGGGCGAAAGCGGATTGGTTACTAATTACATCAATTGTATCCAGGAAGACGATAAAGGAAATATCTGGGTTGGAACGCATAAGGGAGGGCTCAGCCTTTACGATCCTCAAAAAAAGAAATTTAGAAATTATAATAAAGCCGATGGACTGATTAGTGATAATGTAGTAGGTATCAATTTTGATCTGGAAGGTAACGTTTGGATAAGTACAGATAATGGACTTTCCGTTTTAAATATCCAAAAACAGACCTTTAAGAATTTTGATATGAATGACGGTTTGCCGAGCAGCGAGTTCAGCGTAAAGTCGACCCTGAGGGACGCGGAAGGAAATCTGTATTTCGGAACTTATAACGGTTTAATTTCCTTTAAGCCGGAAGACATCGCTTTTAATAGTAACCCTCCTAAAATAGTCTTCACATCATTAAAGCTGTTTAACCAGACTGTTAAAGTAAACGGAGAAGACGGAATTCTGGATAAGGATATTTCTTTCCAAGACAAATTGGTGTTTAAAGCAAGTCAGAACATTTTTTCAATTGACTTTATCGCTTTCAACTATATCAATTCCAGTAGAAATAAGTATGCATATAAATTAGAAGGCTTTGAAAAGGAGTGGAATTACGTAGATAACCCATCAGCAACTTATACCAACTTACCCGCAGGGACCTATAAATTGCTGGTAAAGGCGGCTAATAATGATGGTATTTGGACAGATCAGCCCAAAGAATTAACTATTAAGGTTTTACCGCCAATCTGGAAAACCTGGTGGGCATATTTAATATATGCCATACTTTTTGTAGTAATCTGGTATCAGATCAATAAATTCCTGCGCAAACAGCAAAAGCTGGAAACCGATCTTTATTACGAACAACTTAATCATGAAAAGCAAGAAGAGCTCTATCAGAGCAAACTGGAATTCTTTACTAAAATATCTCACGAGATCAGGACGCCCTTGACATTGATATTTGCACCATTAGAACGGCTGATAGCGTCTACCAAACAAGACCCTGCTTTAAATAAACAGCTTTATAGCATTAAAAATAATACCGAGCGTTTACTGCATTTAATCAGCGAACTTCTGGATTTTAGAAAAATAGATACCGGAAATCTGAAGTTAAAGCTTGTAATAGTAAGCCTGGAAAACTATTGCCGACAAATTTTCGATTCTTTTAAAAGTCAGGCTCAGACTAAACATATCGATTTTAGTTTTGAAGCGAATAGTGAGTTGTTTGTTAGGGTGGATATCCACCAGATGGAGAAAGTCTTTTTTAACTTGTTGTCCAATGCTTTTAAATATACTCAGGAAGGTGGCAGCGTAAAATTACGTTTAAGAAGCAACCAGGATTTTGTTTTTGTAGACGTACAGGATAACGGAACCGGAATTCCGAAAGAGGATCAGGAGAAGATATTTGATAATTTTTACCAGAGTAAGAATGAAACGGTGAAGAGTGCGGGTTGGGGAATAGGTTTGGCTTTGGCTAAAAATATAGTCGATCTGCATGGCGGCGATATATTTTTAGACAGCAGAGTTAAAACGCAAGAAGAAACTGGTTTTACCTGTTTTACGGTAAAATTAAATCGGGTATATGCCACCGAAGGTCAGCTGCTGGAGGTTGATCAGGAATTACCATTATTATCGGCTATTAGTTTAGAGGAGGACAGGTTAATAAAAGAAGAGCAAATTGATAAAACCAACGATAAAGATCGTATGCATACGGTTTTGGTGGTGGAAGATAATGATGAGTTAAGAACTTTTTTGGCACAATCTCTTTCCGGGGAATATCTGGTATTGGAGGCAAGGGATGGAGTAGAAGGTTTGGATCTTGCACTTAAAGAGGTGCCGGACATTATTGTGTCAGATGTAACTATGCCAAATATGGATGGTATGGAATTTTGTAGTCTGGTAAAGAAAAACGAAGTCAGTAGCCATATTCCTGTAATTATGCTTACAGCGATGGCTTCTCACCTGCATCAGGTTGAAGGTTTGGAGTCCGGAGCAAATATTTATCTAACTAAGCCTTTTAGTGTTCAGCTATTAGAATTACATATCAGAAACCTGATTAATTCAGCAAATGCTTTAAAAGAGAAATTCAGTAAGCAGGTGATGCTGATGCCAAAGAATGTGGAAATTGAAGATCCGGAAGAAAAGTTTCTAAACAAATTGGTGCAGATTGTAGAAGATCACATGGAAGATTCCGATTTTAACGTATCTACTTTGGTAGATAAGATTGGAATGAGTCAAACGGTGCTTTACAAGAAAATAAAGGCTCTTACAGGAATGACTATAACAGATTTTATTAAATCGTTACGTTTAAAAAGAGCGGCACAGTTGTTAGAGCAACGAAAACTGAACATTTCTGAGGTAGCGTATTCTGTTGGTTTTAATGATCGGAAATATTTCAGTAAAGAATTTAAAAAGCAATTTGGAAAGTCGCCCTCAGAATATATTGGGGAAAAGTCTGAAGGTAAAGATGACGAGTAG